CACTCGTGTCCAGTGTTCCGCAATACATGTCATCCGTGGTTCaaccaaaatgtattttcccAAAATGAAAGGGAGAGCTTTTCCACCCAAAACATCAATCAACTAGCAAGAAGTTAAAACAAtttctacaaaaaaaaccaacacaagAACATTAAAACCTCTTTAGTTTATGGCTATCTAGCGTCGACCATCATTTGACTAACAACGGTGGACACTCTTCATCCGTACCCATGACACGCTCAAACACCACCGACTTCTTCAGACGCATCACCGGACAGAAACATGTTCATTTGCTGGCTGCTTCAAAACATGCAACTTGAACTGAGCAAATTGAGCCAGCTGAAGCTACAGCTAGCTGACCAGCTAGAGCGGGCAATAAGTTGCTCTGTTCAGTACATCTCACCGAGCCATTTGTTAGTCGTCGCCCGTCCAATAACATAAATGATCGCAACCACCGCTTGCCCTCAGCCAGAGCTGACGATATCTGTATTAGCGACAAGTAAAATAACTCCGTAAACGcgtcctttttttttgttggttttattACTTGCTCGGTCAAAAAGATAGCTGCATTCGGGACCTTGAATCAATATCGGCTCGAGCGGGAGGGTCCACGGTATCCCCAGGCGCGCGGGCGGGCTCGCGCAGTGACAACAGGGAACCAGAGCGCGCTCTACAAATCATGTGATCAAATTGAGGAAAGACAATAAAGCCTCATCGGGTTTACTTTATAATTCAAGCATTACTAAATgtgcgtttaaaaaaaaataaataaataaaataaatgtattttccatATATTTGTCTTAGGTAATTTTAATATGCTAACTTGTATTTACTGAATTCCATGTTTACTGTTTTGTACTTGATTATGACACTATAATAAAGTCATAATGCTGATGTCGTACTATTTAATTCTTTACGGAGGTTACTGATCCTcggaacattttttttctagtgACTGAGTTATCACCGAATGACATATGAATTAAATAACTGTAAAATCTTTACAGTAAAGTAACgataatttttatatttgtttctgGATACGTTACACGACAATATTCGAAGTCGCACACAACTAGTATTTTGCAATTGCGAGCACTAAATTTTACGTTAAATATCTGAAACGTTCCCGGGCTCTTCAACAAGTCACGTGTTTACCGTTGAGGGAATTTGCTGTGTGGGAATCACTTGAACCTTCATCGACATTTCAGCTTTGAACATAACAAACGTACAAATTCGGTAACATAACATTGTCTCTTCAGCAGCACTGAATGACAAACGAAGCCTAACTGTATCATACCTTTTTATTTCGACGGTGTATGCTAACTGGCTGAAACGCTAGTCTTTTTTGAGCGAAGAGATGGTTGTTTAGTTAGCAcaactggtaaaaaaaaaaaccgctcGCGATTAGCAAGGCGCTGAGCCTAAAAAGGAGAATAATTCCGAGTCATCACAGAAAGGAACGAGTAAAGCACGCAAGACGCtacattttgttcatttcaacAGATGAAACGTTTTATTACTTATCGTATACATAACCACAAATTATTTGTCTTGAATCCACTTGACTTTTTCGCATCCGTAATTCCGGACAGCAGTGTATTGGCGCCGTTTGCCGGTGAAGAAATGCACTGCGCGCAACCACAAAGGGCCGCGACTCCGTCCCAGTCGCAAATGAGAATAATGGATAACGAAATACATCACATAGAAGAGCAGCTCCACTATCTTCTTAGCAAAACCGACGAGTTTCAGGATCACCTCCTGTACAGGtgcaatgaaaataattttttgtttcatttcttttaaatgCCATTTGTCGTCCTGATTTAAATGATGTCTGTATTTGCCGTTGTCTATATTCCAAATTCCAGCAGTTCTTAGGAAGTCGCAGTGTTcttgtgcaaacacacagacccacctgCAAACAAATCAGAACAAAACTGATAACTTTAGATCATTGCAAGTTAACATGACCAACTGAAAAACCACCCTTTCTATGGGCCCTGTAGCCAAGGCTGTTTAAAGAACAAGGGATTTGCTGAAGCGGTGCAATCATTCCTGCGGGTTTGTCAGTTATTCTTCACCTACCTGGAGTCTCTGGCCCGTGACTCTTTTCCTGATCGTTCTCACCTGCACCCCTACATACGCCATCGAGTAAGAACCTGTGTTCCACTCATCGATCCAAAACagcactgtgcttgtgtgttgaTGTAAATGCCTTCTTATTTTGTAAATACCTTTGAATACTGTTTTGAGATCAAGCCTGTGTTTGACTGGGTTTATTTTGGCTgcagacgcgcgcacacgcacgtatGCTCActgcctctgttctctcctACAGCTGTTGCACTTCACTCAGCGGATGTGCACTAGGCTGGAGCAGATGGTGCTCATGTTCGCCTCCTTTGGCTGGGTCTCTCTGGAAGAGTCTGACCCGTCCGGGTAAGAGCCCACCGGACACCATACCCACGTGTGGCCTTACAGTGCCCCTCTACAGTCTCTTACAGTGTAGAGGGAGCGCTGACCAAACAAGAAAGGGTGAAAGAAAGCTTCCTTCCATTGTAAACAGCAGTGGCGGTTTTTAAAGGGCTACACACAATGATTAAGCCT
The sequence above is a segment of the Electrophorus electricus isolate fEleEle1 chromosome 16, fEleEle1.pri, whole genome shotgun sequence genome. Coding sequences within it:
- the c16h19orf67 gene encoding UPF0575 protein C19orf67 homolog, which translates into the protein MKRFITYRIHNHKLFVLNPLDFFASVIPDSSVLAPFAGEEMHCAQPQRAATPSQSQMRIMDNEIHHIEEQLHYLLSKTDEFQDHLLYSQGCLKNKGFAEAVQSFLRVCQLFFTYLESLARDSFPDRSHLHPYIRHRLLHFTQRMCTRLEQMVLMFASFGWVSLEESDPSGYFLCCEDIPVGERGGRGEEGQTRKGMWSIGQWVQTYPDPNADHIYDWVLCAVPQGQYKQLVCLGEKEPLNCIATDYLLEALFSGAAPSISHGRGPCTVHNMA